A DNA window from Drosophila sechellia strain sech25 chromosome X, ASM438219v1, whole genome shotgun sequence contains the following coding sequences:
- the LOC6617982 gene encoding uncharacterized protein LOC6617982, with amino-acid sequence MSYQDMYGCNFDSQSAGRGSNFEFRFSGPESIPNAVRRYNAMRGAELAQMKRQRDMGRTHVQSMPRFCKVRRPGQDVTSMVTSRDLDVVTQLSLDSDPICNDDNDNIDNDDNDDNDDEEYVGSEPDDFQYQSKSSPRLCGGSESPRIVKHTVKGRTKQIRTSRKKNHHMQVLQQGHTYERLEELHQEVCAELQTLGESNPVSPEATPRPQMLVKQRRTRTKKQRKTQESWVDADGSPAHLGQVSFEDYYTPQPNWTYILPSKMASQAIKVNVCEAQNASSLSAYEFMEQHGTVEPEPVVPFFLEDSDLEHEYADRQGYMRYVEPKPQYTSSDSDKDHLAGNSLHPVFVEMERRPHRLSLLKSLSPMRYTSQKSEETFRTQGQETQEPPSELSKATPALRRGSQRTSVVDAAQKTSKPRRTNVLATGNQRNAPNPRTRRTLRAGGGDEPAAVPQSSQHPPNTPNPPNPPKEVVTAPERLNKRRKPKPMVVYSKSLEDLKFEKLAIYNKITLTQERIINALDKLQTSLLHLQVPNSSAQERQKRQRNAFEFCVRFSRNFLYPLKGMIDDVRYTTVASFNSATSNEACQRVVCVYGLMQQSIQTYQRQLRYFLLEKVPQKLSALIEMIYTMTNCCLDKGMLDRQDPVVECLQERCTRFLSFIEDMQEERFKLAREAMRRLQKGHSQGNNYQGAQKHSKKRSAKPPRAPTQPRQEKLRSHERYDLKMCLNDLKLYEPRLVPKERQQPEKRPLRMRRPRNTQNVAPTTGNPGENANGQIEQPCDMDMQSLGPDEMQTQIQMTADVGTSSSMSLLPTVAYQRAQLNEDAQLERSKPAPRDEQLRRALLDALHMVSRSQVKQVLDPLIRSLGVILAEKTAQAGGVHQEQ; translated from the exons ATGAGCTACCAAGATATGTATGGATGCAATTTTGATTCGCAATCGGCTGGTCGAGGGAGCAACTTTGAGTTTCGG TTCTCTGGACCGGAATCCATTCCGAATGCGGTGAGGCGTTATAATGCCATGCGAGGTGCCGAATTGGCCCAAATGAAGCGGCAGCGGGACATGGGCAGAACCCATGTGCAAAGCATGCCGCGATTCTGCAAGGTTCGTCGTCCGGGTCAGGATGTGACCAGCATGGTGACCTCACGCGATTTGGACGTGGTCACCCAGCTGTCTCTCGATTCCGATCCCATCTGCaatgatgataatgataataTTGATAATGATGACAATGATGACAATGATGATGAAGAGTATGTTGGTAGTGAGCCAGACGACTTTCAGTACCAATCAAAATCTTCGCCTCGTCTTTGTGGTGGTTCCGAATCACCAAGAATTGTAAAGCATACAGTCAAGGGTCGAACAAAGCAGATTCGCACGAGCCGCAAGAAGAATCATCATATGCAGGTCTTGCAGCAGGGCCATACCTACGAAAGGTTGGAGGAACTGCATCAGGAGGTCTGCGCTGAGCTCCAGACTTTGGGAGAGTCTAACCCAGTTAGTCCCGAAGCCACTCCGCGTCCACAAATGTTGGTCAAACAGCGAAGGACTCGGACGaagaagcagaggaagacacAGGAATCGTGGGTAGATGCAGATGGTTCGCCGGCCCATCTGGGACAAGTATCCTTCGAGGATTATTATACGCCGCAGCCCAACTGGACGTACATCCTGCCATCAAAGATGGCTTCGCAGGCGATCAAAGTGAATGTCTGCGAGGCGCAGAATGCCAGTTCCCTTTCGGCGTACGAATTCATGGAGCAACATGGCACAGTGGAGCCAGAGCCAGTCGTGCCCTTCTTCCTCGAGGACAGCGATCTGGAGCACGAGTATGCGGATCGTCAGGGCTATATGCGCTATGTGGAGCCCAAGCCACAGTACACGTCCAGTGATTCGGATAAGGATCATCTCGCCGGGAATAGCCTCCACCCTGTTTTTGTGGAGATGGAAAGGCGACCCCATCGGCTCAGCTTGCTCAAGAGTCTCTCGCCCATGAGATACACATCGCAGAAGTCGGAGGAGACGTTTCGAACCCAGGGTCAGGAAACCCaggagccaccatcggagCTGTCCAAAGCAACACCAGCACTCAGGCGGGGCAGCCAAAGGACGTCGGTAGTTGATGCTGCTCAGAAGACTAGCAAGCCTCGCAGGACTAATGTCTTGGCCACGGGAAATCAAAGGAATGCTCCCAATCCAAGGACACGGCGCACCTTGAGAGCGGGTGGCGGAGATGAGCCTGCTGCCGTGCCGCAGAGCTCACAACATCCACCTAATACCCCGAATCCGCCGAATCCCCCGAAGGAAGTAGTAACCGCACCCGAAAGGCTAAACAAACGACGCAAACCCAAGCCAATGGTGGTCTACAGCAAATCCCTGGAGGATCTGAAGTTCGAAAAGCTGGCCATCTACAACAAGATCACCCTGACCCAAGAGCGAATCATCAACGCGCTGGACAAGCTGCAGACCAGTCTGCTCCACCTTCAGGTGCCCAATAGCAGTGCCCAGGAGCGGCAGAAACGCCAGCGAAATGCCTTCGAGTTTTGCGTGCGCTTCTCGAGGAACTTCCTCTATCCTCTGAAGGGAATGATCGACGATGTGCGCTACACCACGGTGGCCAGCTTTAACAGTGCCACCTCCAACGAGGCCTGCCAGAGGGTCGTCTGCGTCTACGGCCTGATGCAGCAGTCTATCCAGACGTACCAGAGGCAACTACGCTACTTCCTGCTCGAGAAGGTGCCCCAGAAGCTGAGCGCTCTCATTGAGATGATCTACACGATGACCAACTGCTGCCTGGACAAGGGCATGCTGGATCGCCAGGATCCTGTGGTGGAGTGCCTGCAGGAACGGTGCACCCGATTCCTCAGCTTCATCGAGGACATGCAGGAGGAGCGCTTCAAATTGGCCCGCGAGGCGATGCGGCGCCTACAGAAGGGTCACTCACAGGGTAATAATTACCAGGGTGCCCAGAAACATAGCAAGAAGAGATCTGCGAAGCCCCCGAGGGCACCCACCCAGCCCAGGCAGGAGAAGCTACGATCGCACGAGCGGTACGATCTCAAGATGTGCCTGAATGACCTAAAGCTCTACGAACCGCGTCTGGTGCCCAAGGAGCGTCAGCAGCCGGAGAAGCGACCGCTACGGATGCGTCGACCGAGAAACACTCAAAATGTAGCCCCCACTACAGGGAATCCTGGTGAGAATGCTAATGGACAGATAGAACAGCCCTGTGACATGGATATGCAATCCCTTGGACCCGACGAGATGCAAACCCAGATTCAGATGACCGCCGATGTTGGCACCAGCAGTTCGATGAGCCTACTGCCCACTGTGGCCTATCAGCGTGCTCAGCTCAACGAGGATGCCCAGCTGGAGAGATCAAAGCCAGCGCCGCGGGATGAGCAACTGCGTCGCGCTTTGCTGGATGCCTTGCACATGGTATCCCGCTCGCAGGTGAAACAGGTGCTGGATCCACTCATTCGATCTCTGGGCGTTATACTCGCTGAGAAGACTGCACAGGCAGGTGGTGTTCACCAGGAGCAGTAG
- the LOC6617983 gene encoding transforming growth factor beta-1-induced transcript 1 protein, giving the protein MSEQPSICHKCNEVIQLRIITALGKTWHPEHFVCKDCQCPITEATFNIKEGEPVCADCFVSNYSGVCHGCQRPILERTIKAMGETWHEECFLCSGPCKQQLAGSSFYEHDGRPYCRTDFEHLFAARCGKCKAPITENAIVALDAKWHRECFTCKKCQTPITTSSFVVEDNQPLCKACSD; this is encoded by the exons TCGGAGCAGCCGTCCATCTGTCACAAGTGCAATGAGGTCATCCAACTGCGCATCATTACCGCTCTGGGCAAGACCTGGCATCCGGAGCACTTCGTCTGCAAGGACTGCCAATGCCCCATCACCGAGGCCACCTTCAACATCAAGGAGGGTGAGCCCGTCTGCGCCGACTGCTTCGTGTCGAACTACTCGGGCGTTTGCCACGGCTGCCAACGTCCCATCCTGGAG CGCACCATCAAGGCCATGGGTGAGACGTGGCACGAGGAATGTTTCCTGTGCAGCGGACCCTGCAAGCAGCAACTGGCGGGCTCCTCCTTCTACGAGCATGATGGACGTCCCTACTGCCGGACAGATTTCGAGCATTTGTTCGCCGCCCGGTGCGGCAAATGCAAAGCTCCCATTACGGAGAACGCAATCGTGGCCCTCGATGCCAAGTGGCATCGGGAGTGCTTCACGTGCAAG AAATGCCAAACACCCATCACGACCAGTTCCTTTGTCGTGGAGGATAACCAACCGTTGTGCAAGGCCTGCTCCGATTAG